The Candidatus Edwardsbacteria bacterium genome has a segment encoding these proteins:
- a CDS encoding metallophosphoesterase, with protein MKKNILISAFLAGLVSLALAGSFGKQPKPAIQKGPYLSWDDDPRTTMTVSWETNTPVSGKLAYGPRGKMNYILRDDQAGTLHHLRIKDLKPDTRYYYQLLNLSAPVCSFRTAPREMRDFKFVIYGDTRTFPEQHKKVIAAITQYNPEFLIHTGDYIQDGRIWAMWQEFFDASRPFSSFIPLYTVIGNHERTYDNYVKLFALPGNERWYAFDYLNAHFIVLNNEEHYQKGSQQYRWFEAEIKRTRPMYKWLFVLQHRQTYSSGKRGSDQDILENLEPLFRKYRPDVVFCGHEHFYERQQRGGVNYIITGGGGAPLYDVNPGDSTFHAESSLHYCQVEVGDSTARVRMVRVDGSSPDSLVLRAGK; from the coding sequence ATGAAAAAGAACATTTTAATTTCGGCTTTCCTTGCCGGGCTTGTCTCCCTGGCCCTGGCCGGGTCATTCGGGAAACAGCCAAAACCAGCCATCCAGAAAGGCCCCTACCTTTCCTGGGACGACGATCCCCGGACCACCATGACCGTCAGTTGGGAGACCAATACTCCTGTTTCCGGGAAACTGGCCTACGGGCCCCGGGGCAAGATGAACTACATCCTGCGGGACGACCAGGCCGGGACCCTGCACCACCTTAGGATAAAAGACCTCAAGCCCGACACCCGCTACTACTACCAGTTGCTGAACCTGTCGGCCCCGGTCTGCAGTTTCAGGACCGCGCCCCGGGAGATGCGGGACTTCAAGTTCGTTATCTACGGCGACACCCGGACCTTTCCGGAGCAGCACAAAAAGGTGATCGCGGCCATAACCCAGTACAACCCGGAGTTCCTGATCCATACCGGCGATTACATCCAGGACGGGCGGATCTGGGCCATGTGGCAGGAGTTCTTCGACGCCAGCCGGCCCTTCTCCTCCTTCATCCCCCTGTATACGGTGATCGGCAACCACGAACGGACCTACGACAACTACGTGAAACTGTTCGCCCTGCCCGGCAACGAACGGTGGTATGCCTTCGATTATCTGAACGCCCACTTCATCGTGCTGAACAACGAGGAGCATTACCAAAAGGGTTCCCAGCAATACCGGTGGTTCGAGGCCGAGATAAAACGTACCCGGCCGATGTACAAGTGGCTGTTCGTCCTGCAGCACCGCCAGACCTACTCCTCCGGCAAGCGGGGCAGCGACCAGGATATCCTGGAGAATCTGGAACCGCTGTTCCGGAAATACCGGCCGGATGTGGTGTTCTGCGGGCACGAGCATTTTTACGAGAGGCAGCAGCGGGGCGGGGTCAACTATATCATCACCGGCGGGGGCGGGGCCCCCCTGTACGACGTCAACCCGGGAGATTCCACTTTTCACGCCGAGTCCAGCCTGCATTACTGCCAGGTGGAGGTCGGCGACAGCACCGCCAGGGTGCGGATGGTCCGGGTGGACGGCAGTTCGCCGGACAGCCTGGTGCTGAGGGCAGGCAAATAG
- a CDS encoding thioredoxin family protein has product MKRSLLLATLAASLALVISCTGKKAAENKTAGAGEGGAQTEWIGFDQAMARAAQEDRIVIVDFSTEWCKWCKVMLAKTYTDPQVVKAIEEKFLAVPIDGESPEKITYLGKTVTQSDFTLSMKVEGFPTTMFLDKEGKVLEQRAGYIDATNFLKMLNFFSSGAYKTTKLDDYLTGK; this is encoded by the coding sequence ATGAAAAGGTCTCTGTTACTGGCGACATTAGCGGCTTCTCTGGCCCTGGTCATCTCCTGCACCGGCAAGAAAGCGGCCGAGAACAAGACGGCCGGAGCTGGGGAGGGCGGAGCCCAGACCGAGTGGATCGGGTTCGACCAGGCCATGGCCCGGGCTGCCCAGGAGGACCGCATCGTGATCGTTGATTTTTCCACCGAATGGTGCAAATGGTGCAAAGTGATGCTGGCCAAGACCTACACCGATCCCCAGGTGGTCAAGGCCATCGAAGAAAAATTCCTGGCGGTCCCCATCGACGGGGAAAGCCCCGAGAAGATAACCTATCTGGGCAAGACCGTGACCCAGTCGGACTTCACCCTGAGCATGAAGGTGGAAGGGTTCCCGACCACTATGTTCCTGGACAAGGAGGGCAAGGTCCTGGAGCAGAGGGCCGGATATATAGATGCCACCAATTTTTTAAAGATGTTGAATTTCTTTTCTTCCGGAGCTTATAAGACCACCAAGCTCGACGATTATCTTACCGGGAAATGA
- a CDS encoding arginine repressor — MSAKIKRQNVIKELLSERVISGYGQLSRALAGMGIKATQATLSRDFAEMGVMRTVTPDGPRYLMDEDETGKHIDQLLRSEILSVRNNESMVVIHTLAGRAQGVARYVEQLNRKEILATIGGYCTVLVIPASTAYVSKVVAIIKQAINRS, encoded by the coding sequence ATGTCAGCAAAGATCAAAAGACAGAACGTCATCAAGGAACTTTTGAGCGAGCGGGTGATCTCCGGCTACGGCCAGCTTTCCCGGGCCCTGGCTGGAATGGGCATCAAGGCCACCCAGGCCACCCTCAGCCGCGACTTCGCCGAGATGGGCGTGATGCGCACCGTCACCCCCGACGGGCCGCGCTACCTGATGGACGAGGATGAGACGGGCAAGCATATTGACCAGCTGCTGAGGTCCGAGATCCTGAGCGTCAGGAACAACGAATCAATGGTGGTGATCCACACCCTAGCCGGCCGGGCTCAGGGGGTGGCCCGGTATGTAGAACAGCTCAACCGCAAGGAGATCCTGGCCACCATCGGCGGGTATTGCACGGTGCTGGTGATCCCGGCCTCCACTGCGTATGTATCCAAGGTGGTCGCCATCATCAAGCAGGCCATAAACCGGTCCTAA